The following proteins are co-located in the Patescibacteria group bacterium genome:
- a CDS encoding Hsp20/alpha crystallin family protein, whose amino-acid sequence MARKNEVDEEILEDEFLDGEEPQSEEWINEEEFEGQLAVDVYQTKDKIIVKAPIAGVKPEDIDVAISEDVVTIRGDRKDEFAVEKDNYYVQECFWGSFSRSVILPASTVAEKADASLKDGVLTIQIPKVVQEDKVKKIKVSPA is encoded by the coding sequence ATGGCACGAAAAAACGAAGTAGATGAAGAAATATTAGAAGACGAGTTCCTGGATGGCGAAGAGCCACAATCAGAGGAGTGGATCAACGAAGAAGAGTTCGAGGGCCAACTGGCCGTCGATGTCTACCAGACCAAGGACAAAATAATCGTTAAAGCTCCTATCGCTGGAGTTAAGCCAGAGGATATAGATGTAGCTATCTCTGAAGATGTCGTAACCATCAGGGGCGATCGAAAGGACGAATTTGCGGTCGAAAAAGACAACTACTATGTCCAAGAGTGCTTCTGGGGCTCATTTAGCAGATCCGTGATACTACCGGCCTCGACAGTCGCCGAGAAGGCCGATGCCAGCCTGAAGGATGGCGTCCTGACTATTCAGATCCCCAAGGTTGTACAAGAAGACAAGGTTAAGAAGATAAAAGTAAGCCCAGCCTAA
- a CDS encoding phosphoribosyltransferase family protein, protein MKYRGQRSTARYLAGELTLPHSKARSIVCFVPSDGRSRRRRGYDQAEIIAKHYAKINGIDFASLLLRKTHIRQVGLSRVGRFKNVAGNFTVRGRPDSRHIILVDDVITTGATISECAKELIRAGASSVWAVAAAKR, encoded by the coding sequence ATGAAGTATCGGGGGCAACGCAGTACCGCACGATACCTCGCTGGAGAGCTGACGCTACCGCATAGTAAAGCCAGAAGCATCGTTTGCTTTGTGCCCAGCGATGGCCGATCCAGGCGACGCAGGGGCTACGATCAGGCCGAAATCATCGCCAAGCACTACGCCAAGATCAATGGTATTGATTTTGCCAGCTTGCTACTGCGCAAGACCCACATTAGACAGGTTGGGCTCTCCCGTGTCGGCAGGTTCAAAAATGTCGCCGGCAACTTTACCGTTAGGGGCAGACCTGATTCCAGGCATATTATATTGGTGGACGATGTGATAACCACCGGTGCAACAATTAGCGAGTGTGCCAAGGAGTTGATACGAGCAGGCGCGAGCTCTGTCTGGGCTGTGGCGGCCGCAAAGAGGTAG